Proteins from a genomic interval of Rosa chinensis cultivar Old Blush chromosome 2, RchiOBHm-V2, whole genome shotgun sequence:
- the LOC112188045 gene encoding cysteine-rich receptor-like protein kinase 7 isoform X1 codes for MQYHLSIATKVLLLFLFSTNFNCSNTQSWIKAGYHYTGVDNRFFVSDIDSTLFTHLICGFAHINSSTYQLSIDSSAKKEISTFTNFVKRKNPEVTALLSIWGGGEDYSVLFSLLNQSSHRRSFIESSITTARLYEFDGLDLTGAVPRTSMHTTSLGTFLNEWRAAVDSEAKKSGKSGLLLTMALYHHMQVMDTVTDPIDSIRKNLNWAHLVAYDYYLPREENFTHPHAALYDPISNGTNTDSRVKDLISRGLPASKLVLGLPYHGYGWTLVNPNDYNVGAAASGPAVTIDGSMAYKFIKSFIKTYGSGAVPMYNDTYVVNYCTIGSSWIDFDDVEAISAKVSYAKKMGLLGYNVFQVGNDDNWVLSRAAAQDEGGQQNKKRLLVIVLVTIAMIIILLGTMMRYLQRRVLKSIGITDNIKRSVYRLLNIVPGTDSFDSNAPNLQVFSYTTIKAATNNFSSQNKLGEGGFGPVYKGTLRKGQQIAVKRLSKTSNQGLEEFQNEVTLTATLHHVNLVRVLGYCTKREEKMLIYEYMPNKSLDHYLFDPSSCNLLDWEQRVHIIEGVIQGLLYLQEYSNSTIIHRDLKASNILLDDEMKPKISDFGLARAFRKNEHEANTGRIVGTYFYMKCSGYVPPEYVRRGIYSMKYDVYSFGVLLLQIISGKRSSCLYGLDGNLNILEHAYELWKEGRGMDFIDPTLDDSTSSCKLLRCMVVALLCVQENPVDRPSMLEVSSMLKSESAVIISPKKPAFSVKKDEDEDHMYKEIYSVNDATMSEIVPR; via the exons ATGCAATACCATTTATCAATAGCTACCAAAGTTCTCctcctctttctcttttctacgAACTTCAATTGTTCAAACACTCAGTCATGGATCAAAGCCGGTTACCATTACACAGGGGTTGATAATCGATTCTTTGTTTCTGACATAGATTCCACATTGTTCACTCACCTTATATGTGGTTTTGCCCATATAAACTCTTCCACTTACCAGCTCTCAATCGACTCCTCCGCCAAAAAAGAAATCTCCACTTTCACAAATTTTGTCAAGCGCAAAAACCCAGAAGTCACAGCCTTGCTATCCATCTGGGGTGGAGGAGAAGACTATTCAGTGTTGTTTTCATTGCTGAACCAGTCTTCTCACCGGAGATCTTTCATTGAATCTTCAATAACCACAGCTAGACTTTATGAGTTTGATGGGCTAGACCTTACAGGGGCTGTGCCAAGAACAAGCATGCACACCACATCTTTGGGAACATTTCTAAATGAGTGGCGTGCTGCGGTGGATTCTGAAGCAAAAAAGTCAGGAAAGTCAGGTTTGCTCTTGACAATGGCACTTTATCATCATATGCAGGTTATGGATACGGTGACTGATCCCATTGACTCAATTAGGAAGAACTTGAATTGGGCTCATCTTGTGGCATATGATTACTATCTTCCTAGAGAGGAAAACTTCACACACCCTCATGCTGCTTTATATGACCCAATATCAAATGGGACTAACACGGATAGTCGTGTTAAGGACTTGATAAGCAGAGGACTACCTGCTAGCAAGCTGGTTTTAGGCTTGCCTTACCATGGTTATGGTTGGACTCTTGTGAATCCCAACGACTATAATGTTGGTGCAGCGGCATCAGGTCCTGCCGTTACCATAGACGGGTCCATGGCCTATAAGTTCATCAAATCGTTCATTAAGACATATGGATCTGGTGCAGTTCCTATGTACAATGACACTTATGTGGTGAATTACTGCACAATTGGGTCAAGTTGGATTGATTTTGATGATGTAGAGGCTATCAGCGCGAAAGTGTCTTATGCTAAGAAGATGGGGCTTCTTGGCTACAATGTGTTTCAAGTTGGCAATGATGACAATTGGGTTCTCTCTAGGGCAGCAG CTCAAGATGAAGGAGGTCAACAGAACAAGAAACGGTTATTGGTCATTGTTCTGGTCACAATTGCTATGATTATTATCCTACTGGGAACAATGATGCGTTACCTACAAAGGAGAGTACTCAAGTCAATTG GGATTACAGACAATATCAAAAGATCAGTTTACAGGCTATTGAATATAGTTCCAGGTACAGACAGTTTTGACAGCAATGCTCCTAATCTGCAAGTATTCAGTTACACAACTATCAAAGCGGCTACAAATAACTTTTCGAGTCAGAATAAGCTTGGAGAGGGTGGCTTTGGCCCTGTATACAAG GGTACATTAAGGAAGGGTCAGCAAATAGCAGTGAAAAGACTTTCGAAAACTTCAAACCAAGGCCTTGAAGAGTTTCAAAATGAGGTTACACTTACTGCAACGCTGCACCATGTGAATCTAGTTAGAGTTCTGGGATATTGCACCAAGAGGGAAGAAAAGATGCTGATATATGAGTACATGCCAAACAAAAGCTTGGATCACTACCTCTTTG ATCCAAGTAGTTGTAATCTTTTGGATTGGGAGCAACGTGTCCACATCATTGAAGGGGTAATTCAAGGGCTTCTATATCTCCAAGAATACTCAAACTCTACAATAATTCACCGTGATCTGAAAGCAAGCAACATTCTGTTAGATGATGAGATGAAACCGAAAATATCAGATTTTGGTCTAGCCAGAGCTTTCAGAAAGAATGAACATGAGGCAAATACTGGTCGCATTGTAGGAACATA TTTTTATATGAAATGCAGTGGCTATGTTCCCCCTGAATATGTAAGAAGAGGCATTTATTCAATGAAATACGATGTTTACAGCTTCGGTGTTCTGCTTCTGCAAATCATAAGTGGCAAGAGAAGTTCATGTTTGTATGGCTTAGATGGAAATTTAAACATTCTAGAACAC GCATATGAATTGTGGAAAGAAGGCCGAGGCATGGATTTCATAGATCCAACCCTTGATGATTCGACTTCGTCTTGCAAGCTCTTAAGATGCATGGTGGTAGCCTTATTATGTGTCCAAGAAAATCCAGTAGATAGACCATCCATGCTGGAGGTTTCTTCGATGCTCAAGAGCGAAAGTGCAGTCATCATTAGTCCTAAAAAGCCTGCTTTCTCGGTTAAGaaggatgaagatgaggatCATATGTACAAAGAAATCTATTCAGTCAATGATGCAACAATGTCCGAAATTGTGCCCCGATGA
- the LOC112188045 gene encoding putative receptor-like protein kinase At3g47110 isoform X4, whose translation MQYHLSIATKVLLLFLFSTNFNCSNTQSWIKAGYHYTGVDNRFFVSDIDSTLFTHLICGFAHINSSTYQLSIDSSAKKEISTFTNFVKRKNPEVTALLSIWGGGEDYSVLFSLLNQSSHRRSFIESSITTARLYEFDGLDLTGAVPRTSMHTTSLGTFLNEWRAAVDSEAKKSGKSGLLLTMALYHHMQVMDTVTDPIDSIRKNLNWAHLVAYDYYLPREENFTHPHAALYDPISNGTNTDSRVKDLISRGLPASKLVLGLPYHGYGWTLVNPNDYNVGAAASGPAVTIDGSMAYKFIKSFIKTYGSGAVPMYNDTYVVNYCTIGSSWIDFDDVEAISAKVSYAKKMGLLGYNVFQVGNDDNWVLSRAAAQDEGGQQNKKRLLVIVLVTIAMIIILLGTMMRYLQRRVLKSIGITDNIKRSVYRLLNIVPGTDSFDSNAPNLQVFSYTTIKAATNNFSSQNKLGEGGFGPVYKGTLRKGQQIAVKRLSKTSNQGLEEFQNEVTLTATLHHVNLVRVLGYCTKREEKMLIYEYMPNKSLDHYLFDPSSCNLLDWEQRVHIIEGVIQGLLYLQEYSNSTIIHRDLKASNILLDDEMKPKISDFGLARAFRKNEHEANTGRIVGTYFGVLLLQIISGKRSSCLYGLDGNLNILEHAYELWKEGRGMDFIDPTLDDSTSSCKLLRCMVVALLCVQENPVDRPSMLEVSSMLKSESAVIISPKKPAFSVKKDEDEDHMYKEIYSVNDATMSEIVPR comes from the exons ATGCAATACCATTTATCAATAGCTACCAAAGTTCTCctcctctttctcttttctacgAACTTCAATTGTTCAAACACTCAGTCATGGATCAAAGCCGGTTACCATTACACAGGGGTTGATAATCGATTCTTTGTTTCTGACATAGATTCCACATTGTTCACTCACCTTATATGTGGTTTTGCCCATATAAACTCTTCCACTTACCAGCTCTCAATCGACTCCTCCGCCAAAAAAGAAATCTCCACTTTCACAAATTTTGTCAAGCGCAAAAACCCAGAAGTCACAGCCTTGCTATCCATCTGGGGTGGAGGAGAAGACTATTCAGTGTTGTTTTCATTGCTGAACCAGTCTTCTCACCGGAGATCTTTCATTGAATCTTCAATAACCACAGCTAGACTTTATGAGTTTGATGGGCTAGACCTTACAGGGGCTGTGCCAAGAACAAGCATGCACACCACATCTTTGGGAACATTTCTAAATGAGTGGCGTGCTGCGGTGGATTCTGAAGCAAAAAAGTCAGGAAAGTCAGGTTTGCTCTTGACAATGGCACTTTATCATCATATGCAGGTTATGGATACGGTGACTGATCCCATTGACTCAATTAGGAAGAACTTGAATTGGGCTCATCTTGTGGCATATGATTACTATCTTCCTAGAGAGGAAAACTTCACACACCCTCATGCTGCTTTATATGACCCAATATCAAATGGGACTAACACGGATAGTCGTGTTAAGGACTTGATAAGCAGAGGACTACCTGCTAGCAAGCTGGTTTTAGGCTTGCCTTACCATGGTTATGGTTGGACTCTTGTGAATCCCAACGACTATAATGTTGGTGCAGCGGCATCAGGTCCTGCCGTTACCATAGACGGGTCCATGGCCTATAAGTTCATCAAATCGTTCATTAAGACATATGGATCTGGTGCAGTTCCTATGTACAATGACACTTATGTGGTGAATTACTGCACAATTGGGTCAAGTTGGATTGATTTTGATGATGTAGAGGCTATCAGCGCGAAAGTGTCTTATGCTAAGAAGATGGGGCTTCTTGGCTACAATGTGTTTCAAGTTGGCAATGATGACAATTGGGTTCTCTCTAGGGCAGCAG CTCAAGATGAAGGAGGTCAACAGAACAAGAAACGGTTATTGGTCATTGTTCTGGTCACAATTGCTATGATTATTATCCTACTGGGAACAATGATGCGTTACCTACAAAGGAGAGTACTCAAGTCAATTG GGATTACAGACAATATCAAAAGATCAGTTTACAGGCTATTGAATATAGTTCCAGGTACAGACAGTTTTGACAGCAATGCTCCTAATCTGCAAGTATTCAGTTACACAACTATCAAAGCGGCTACAAATAACTTTTCGAGTCAGAATAAGCTTGGAGAGGGTGGCTTTGGCCCTGTATACAAG GGTACATTAAGGAAGGGTCAGCAAATAGCAGTGAAAAGACTTTCGAAAACTTCAAACCAAGGCCTTGAAGAGTTTCAAAATGAGGTTACACTTACTGCAACGCTGCACCATGTGAATCTAGTTAGAGTTCTGGGATATTGCACCAAGAGGGAAGAAAAGATGCTGATATATGAGTACATGCCAAACAAAAGCTTGGATCACTACCTCTTTG ATCCAAGTAGTTGTAATCTTTTGGATTGGGAGCAACGTGTCCACATCATTGAAGGGGTAATTCAAGGGCTTCTATATCTCCAAGAATACTCAAACTCTACAATAATTCACCGTGATCTGAAAGCAAGCAACATTCTGTTAGATGATGAGATGAAACCGAAAATATCAGATTTTGGTCTAGCCAGAGCTTTCAGAAAGAATGAACATGAGGCAAATACTGGTCGCATTGTAGGAACATA CTTCGGTGTTCTGCTTCTGCAAATCATAAGTGGCAAGAGAAGTTCATGTTTGTATGGCTTAGATGGAAATTTAAACATTCTAGAACAC GCATATGAATTGTGGAAAGAAGGCCGAGGCATGGATTTCATAGATCCAACCCTTGATGATTCGACTTCGTCTTGCAAGCTCTTAAGATGCATGGTGGTAGCCTTATTATGTGTCCAAGAAAATCCAGTAGATAGACCATCCATGCTGGAGGTTTCTTCGATGCTCAAGAGCGAAAGTGCAGTCATCATTAGTCCTAAAAAGCCTGCTTTCTCGGTTAAGaaggatgaagatgaggatCATATGTACAAAGAAATCTATTCAGTCAATGATGCAACAATGTCCGAAATTGTGCCCCGATGA
- the LOC112188045 gene encoding cysteine-rich receptor-like protein kinase 7 isoform X2: MQYHLSIATKVLLLFLFSTNFNCSNTQSWIKAGYHYTGVDNRFFVSDIDSTLFTHLICGFAHINSSTYQLSIDSSAKKEISTFTNFVKRKNPEVTALLSIWGGGEDYSVLFSLLNQSSHRRSFIESSITTARLYEFDGLDLTGAVPRTSMHTTSLGTFLNEWRAAVDSEAKKSGKSGLLLTMALYHHMQVMDTVTDPIDSIRKNLNWAHLVAYDYYLPREENFTHPHAALYDPISNGTNTDSRVKDLISRGLPASKLVLGLPYHGYGWTLVNPNDYNVGAAASGPAVTIDGSMAYKFIKSFIKTYGSGAVPMYNDTYVVNYCTIGSSWIDFDDVEAISAKVSYAKKMGLLGYNVFQVGNDDNWVLSRAAAQDEGGQQNKKRLLVIVLVTIAMIIILLGTMMRYLQRRVLKSIDNIKRSVYRLLNIVPGTDSFDSNAPNLQVFSYTTIKAATNNFSSQNKLGEGGFGPVYKGTLRKGQQIAVKRLSKTSNQGLEEFQNEVTLTATLHHVNLVRVLGYCTKREEKMLIYEYMPNKSLDHYLFDPSSCNLLDWEQRVHIIEGVIQGLLYLQEYSNSTIIHRDLKASNILLDDEMKPKISDFGLARAFRKNEHEANTGRIVGTYFYMKCSGYVPPEYVRRGIYSMKYDVYSFGVLLLQIISGKRSSCLYGLDGNLNILEHAYELWKEGRGMDFIDPTLDDSTSSCKLLRCMVVALLCVQENPVDRPSMLEVSSMLKSESAVIISPKKPAFSVKKDEDEDHMYKEIYSVNDATMSEIVPR; encoded by the exons ATGCAATACCATTTATCAATAGCTACCAAAGTTCTCctcctctttctcttttctacgAACTTCAATTGTTCAAACACTCAGTCATGGATCAAAGCCGGTTACCATTACACAGGGGTTGATAATCGATTCTTTGTTTCTGACATAGATTCCACATTGTTCACTCACCTTATATGTGGTTTTGCCCATATAAACTCTTCCACTTACCAGCTCTCAATCGACTCCTCCGCCAAAAAAGAAATCTCCACTTTCACAAATTTTGTCAAGCGCAAAAACCCAGAAGTCACAGCCTTGCTATCCATCTGGGGTGGAGGAGAAGACTATTCAGTGTTGTTTTCATTGCTGAACCAGTCTTCTCACCGGAGATCTTTCATTGAATCTTCAATAACCACAGCTAGACTTTATGAGTTTGATGGGCTAGACCTTACAGGGGCTGTGCCAAGAACAAGCATGCACACCACATCTTTGGGAACATTTCTAAATGAGTGGCGTGCTGCGGTGGATTCTGAAGCAAAAAAGTCAGGAAAGTCAGGTTTGCTCTTGACAATGGCACTTTATCATCATATGCAGGTTATGGATACGGTGACTGATCCCATTGACTCAATTAGGAAGAACTTGAATTGGGCTCATCTTGTGGCATATGATTACTATCTTCCTAGAGAGGAAAACTTCACACACCCTCATGCTGCTTTATATGACCCAATATCAAATGGGACTAACACGGATAGTCGTGTTAAGGACTTGATAAGCAGAGGACTACCTGCTAGCAAGCTGGTTTTAGGCTTGCCTTACCATGGTTATGGTTGGACTCTTGTGAATCCCAACGACTATAATGTTGGTGCAGCGGCATCAGGTCCTGCCGTTACCATAGACGGGTCCATGGCCTATAAGTTCATCAAATCGTTCATTAAGACATATGGATCTGGTGCAGTTCCTATGTACAATGACACTTATGTGGTGAATTACTGCACAATTGGGTCAAGTTGGATTGATTTTGATGATGTAGAGGCTATCAGCGCGAAAGTGTCTTATGCTAAGAAGATGGGGCTTCTTGGCTACAATGTGTTTCAAGTTGGCAATGATGACAATTGGGTTCTCTCTAGGGCAGCAG CTCAAGATGAAGGAGGTCAACAGAACAAGAAACGGTTATTGGTCATTGTTCTGGTCACAATTGCTATGATTATTATCCTACTGGGAACAATGATGCGTTACCTACAAAGGAGAGTACTCAAGTCAATTG ACAATATCAAAAGATCAGTTTACAGGCTATTGAATATAGTTCCAGGTACAGACAGTTTTGACAGCAATGCTCCTAATCTGCAAGTATTCAGTTACACAACTATCAAAGCGGCTACAAATAACTTTTCGAGTCAGAATAAGCTTGGAGAGGGTGGCTTTGGCCCTGTATACAAG GGTACATTAAGGAAGGGTCAGCAAATAGCAGTGAAAAGACTTTCGAAAACTTCAAACCAAGGCCTTGAAGAGTTTCAAAATGAGGTTACACTTACTGCAACGCTGCACCATGTGAATCTAGTTAGAGTTCTGGGATATTGCACCAAGAGGGAAGAAAAGATGCTGATATATGAGTACATGCCAAACAAAAGCTTGGATCACTACCTCTTTG ATCCAAGTAGTTGTAATCTTTTGGATTGGGAGCAACGTGTCCACATCATTGAAGGGGTAATTCAAGGGCTTCTATATCTCCAAGAATACTCAAACTCTACAATAATTCACCGTGATCTGAAAGCAAGCAACATTCTGTTAGATGATGAGATGAAACCGAAAATATCAGATTTTGGTCTAGCCAGAGCTTTCAGAAAGAATGAACATGAGGCAAATACTGGTCGCATTGTAGGAACATA TTTTTATATGAAATGCAGTGGCTATGTTCCCCCTGAATATGTAAGAAGAGGCATTTATTCAATGAAATACGATGTTTACAGCTTCGGTGTTCTGCTTCTGCAAATCATAAGTGGCAAGAGAAGTTCATGTTTGTATGGCTTAGATGGAAATTTAAACATTCTAGAACAC GCATATGAATTGTGGAAAGAAGGCCGAGGCATGGATTTCATAGATCCAACCCTTGATGATTCGACTTCGTCTTGCAAGCTCTTAAGATGCATGGTGGTAGCCTTATTATGTGTCCAAGAAAATCCAGTAGATAGACCATCCATGCTGGAGGTTTCTTCGATGCTCAAGAGCGAAAGTGCAGTCATCATTAGTCCTAAAAAGCCTGCTTTCTCGGTTAAGaaggatgaagatgaggatCATATGTACAAAGAAATCTATTCAGTCAATGATGCAACAATGTCCGAAATTGTGCCCCGATGA
- the LOC112188045 gene encoding cysteine-rich receptor-like protein kinase 7 isoform X3 encodes MQYHLSIATKVLLLFLFSTNFNCSNTQSWIKAGYHYTGVDNRFFVSDIDSTLFTHLICGFAHINSSTYQLSIDSSAKKEISTFTNFVKRKNPEVTALLSIWGGGEDYSVLFSLLNQSSHRRSFIESSITTARLYEFDGLDLTGAVPRTSMHTTSLGTFLNEWRAAVDSEAKKSGKSGLLLTMALYHHMQVMDTVTDPIDSIRKNLNWAHLVAYDYYLPREENFTHPHAALYDPISNGTNTDSRVKDLISRGLPASKLVLGLPYHGYGWTLVNPNDYNVGAAASGPAVTIDGSMAYKFIKSFIKTYGSGAVPMYNDTYVVNYCTIGSSWIDFDDVEAISAKVSYAKKMGLLGYNVFQVGNDDNWVLSRAAAQDEGGQQNKKRLLVIVLVTIAMIIILLGTMMRYLQRRVLKSIGITDNIKRSVYRLLNIVPGTDSFDSNAPNLQVFSYTTIKAATNNFSSQNKLGEGGFGPVYKGTLRKGQQIAVKRLSKTSNQGLEEFQNEVTLTATLHHVNLVRVLGYCTKREEKMLIYEYMPNKSLDHYLFDPSSCNLLDWEQRVHIIEGVIQGLLYLQEYSNSTIIHRDLKASNILLDDEMKPKISDFGLARAFRKNEHEANTGRIVGTYGYVPPEYVRRGIYSMKYDVYSFGVLLLQIISGKRSSCLYGLDGNLNILEHAYELWKEGRGMDFIDPTLDDSTSSCKLLRCMVVALLCVQENPVDRPSMLEVSSMLKSESAVIISPKKPAFSVKKDEDEDHMYKEIYSVNDATMSEIVPR; translated from the exons ATGCAATACCATTTATCAATAGCTACCAAAGTTCTCctcctctttctcttttctacgAACTTCAATTGTTCAAACACTCAGTCATGGATCAAAGCCGGTTACCATTACACAGGGGTTGATAATCGATTCTTTGTTTCTGACATAGATTCCACATTGTTCACTCACCTTATATGTGGTTTTGCCCATATAAACTCTTCCACTTACCAGCTCTCAATCGACTCCTCCGCCAAAAAAGAAATCTCCACTTTCACAAATTTTGTCAAGCGCAAAAACCCAGAAGTCACAGCCTTGCTATCCATCTGGGGTGGAGGAGAAGACTATTCAGTGTTGTTTTCATTGCTGAACCAGTCTTCTCACCGGAGATCTTTCATTGAATCTTCAATAACCACAGCTAGACTTTATGAGTTTGATGGGCTAGACCTTACAGGGGCTGTGCCAAGAACAAGCATGCACACCACATCTTTGGGAACATTTCTAAATGAGTGGCGTGCTGCGGTGGATTCTGAAGCAAAAAAGTCAGGAAAGTCAGGTTTGCTCTTGACAATGGCACTTTATCATCATATGCAGGTTATGGATACGGTGACTGATCCCATTGACTCAATTAGGAAGAACTTGAATTGGGCTCATCTTGTGGCATATGATTACTATCTTCCTAGAGAGGAAAACTTCACACACCCTCATGCTGCTTTATATGACCCAATATCAAATGGGACTAACACGGATAGTCGTGTTAAGGACTTGATAAGCAGAGGACTACCTGCTAGCAAGCTGGTTTTAGGCTTGCCTTACCATGGTTATGGTTGGACTCTTGTGAATCCCAACGACTATAATGTTGGTGCAGCGGCATCAGGTCCTGCCGTTACCATAGACGGGTCCATGGCCTATAAGTTCATCAAATCGTTCATTAAGACATATGGATCTGGTGCAGTTCCTATGTACAATGACACTTATGTGGTGAATTACTGCACAATTGGGTCAAGTTGGATTGATTTTGATGATGTAGAGGCTATCAGCGCGAAAGTGTCTTATGCTAAGAAGATGGGGCTTCTTGGCTACAATGTGTTTCAAGTTGGCAATGATGACAATTGGGTTCTCTCTAGGGCAGCAG CTCAAGATGAAGGAGGTCAACAGAACAAGAAACGGTTATTGGTCATTGTTCTGGTCACAATTGCTATGATTATTATCCTACTGGGAACAATGATGCGTTACCTACAAAGGAGAGTACTCAAGTCAATTG GGATTACAGACAATATCAAAAGATCAGTTTACAGGCTATTGAATATAGTTCCAGGTACAGACAGTTTTGACAGCAATGCTCCTAATCTGCAAGTATTCAGTTACACAACTATCAAAGCGGCTACAAATAACTTTTCGAGTCAGAATAAGCTTGGAGAGGGTGGCTTTGGCCCTGTATACAAG GGTACATTAAGGAAGGGTCAGCAAATAGCAGTGAAAAGACTTTCGAAAACTTCAAACCAAGGCCTTGAAGAGTTTCAAAATGAGGTTACACTTACTGCAACGCTGCACCATGTGAATCTAGTTAGAGTTCTGGGATATTGCACCAAGAGGGAAGAAAAGATGCTGATATATGAGTACATGCCAAACAAAAGCTTGGATCACTACCTCTTTG ATCCAAGTAGTTGTAATCTTTTGGATTGGGAGCAACGTGTCCACATCATTGAAGGGGTAATTCAAGGGCTTCTATATCTCCAAGAATACTCAAACTCTACAATAATTCACCGTGATCTGAAAGCAAGCAACATTCTGTTAGATGATGAGATGAAACCGAAAATATCAGATTTTGGTCTAGCCAGAGCTTTCAGAAAGAATGAACATGAGGCAAATACTGGTCGCATTGTAGGAACATA TGGCTATGTTCCCCCTGAATATGTAAGAAGAGGCATTTATTCAATGAAATACGATGTTTACAGCTTCGGTGTTCTGCTTCTGCAAATCATAAGTGGCAAGAGAAGTTCATGTTTGTATGGCTTAGATGGAAATTTAAACATTCTAGAACAC GCATATGAATTGTGGAAAGAAGGCCGAGGCATGGATTTCATAGATCCAACCCTTGATGATTCGACTTCGTCTTGCAAGCTCTTAAGATGCATGGTGGTAGCCTTATTATGTGTCCAAGAAAATCCAGTAGATAGACCATCCATGCTGGAGGTTTCTTCGATGCTCAAGAGCGAAAGTGCAGTCATCATTAGTCCTAAAAAGCCTGCTTTCTCGGTTAAGaaggatgaagatgaggatCATATGTACAAAGAAATCTATTCAGTCAATGATGCAACAATGTCCGAAATTGTGCCCCGATGA